The DNA window TCGTGAATCTCCGCTATTTGAATATGGAACATCATAACAACGAATAGGAATAAAACGGCTATAGCTCCTATATAAACTACTGGGAAGATCATAGCGAAAAAGTCGAGACCTAACAAAAGAAGTAAACCTGAAGTGTCGCAAAAGACTGGGATGAAAAACAAAACGGAATGTACCGGATTTTTAGCACGTACAACCATCAAACCAGAGACCAAAGCAAGGCTCGACAAAACAGAAAGTATCATGGTACGTCGTCCTTCCCTGAAATGGAACTTTCATGCTAGTTCTTGTTCCAGCATGAAAGTCGATCTATTACGACCAGCGCGGTTGTTCGTATTTCATTTTCTTTTTCCAAGCCCTTCTTAGAGCACTCACTGAGTTACTTACGGAATCTCAAATCTCTCTCGACGCCGAGAATTTTTTATATGTCTAGGTCGATCAGAGGTTCGGCTTGCTTCTCCCCCACCTTTTAGCGTTTGGGCCCCTAGAAAAAAAAAAAAAAAGAAGAAGAGAAATTGGGCCATCTTTCCCGAGAGAGGCCGCCTTCTCTCAGGCCAGCAGTCTTCTACTTCTAGTCGACTGCTCTATTCTATGACGGGCTTCCCTTCCCTCTTTCCTGGGCTCTGCTCGCTCGTCTACGCCCCGACCCAGCAAGTAATAATTGAAAAACGATGTTTCAAGCGCGCAAGCGACCTTGCCTGCATTAAGATTTAAAACTTGTCATCAAAAACAATAAAAAATCTAAAAAAAAAAAATGGAAATAGTGAATCAAGATCTAGATGGATCCCTATCTTTATCTCTATTCACGGAGATACCTATCTATATGGATAGAAATCTATCTATGAATCGATCTAGACTATCCTCTATCCGGATAGATATGTCCCTATGAGCGACTACGTCGATCTTTATATGTTTTGGCCACGTCCGTTTCCGCTCCGAAGAGGAAGGTTTGGATCTTTCAATCTTATGTCGTGAGGGATGTGACCTATGTTAGGTCCATAAGATACCACAGCTTTTGGTGTTCTATGATTCACCTCCGAATAATGAGTAGGTAGTTCAATCCTTTTGATTCTTCTCTTCATAGTAAACTGATGGGGGGATGCGGAGCAATAGGTCGAATTACTATATAAAGAAGAGTTGTAAACTATAGGACTTCTTGTTCGAGTAGGAAAATTTCGGTTTTTCTCGTTCCTTCTCTTCGATAAGAATAGGGATTTGAAATGATATAAATTCCTCTTCATTCTGTTGTGCTCAGCGAAGGAACTGCCTAAGCATACTTTTTCGGATCCAAACTTCTTTGTTCTTTCAAAGTCTTCTTCTTGCATAGAAGAACGCAACTGTTGCAAAAACCGGGATTTTAGTAGTAGGCGGCATCCCCTCTTAGTTTTGAGTAGGTGGAACCATTCTGTTTTGGTTCTTCTCCACATTCTTACCGGGTGATCCAGGAATTTTCCTATTATTTTTTCAACTGATATTTCGATATAGAAAGATCTCCTTATTTCTTCACCGCGGATTCTCGGGTCATTTTCTTGAAAAGATATTATATCACCGTGGGAAAGTCTCAAATGAGTAATGCTTACCACTCCATTATTCACACAAACCCTTCGATGACTTATCGGCTGCCTTGCTTGAGGAATAGTTTCACAAAAATGGAGACGAACCAGAATAACGTCCAATCTTGTTTCTGGATTGAGTAGAAAAGGGATATATGAAGTTTGTTCTGTTCCTCTGTGCATCTCTGTGATGGGTAAATCCCCATGAAAAAGGGGCAACTTTCGTGTAGTTTGTGATTGGATGTAACTGTTAAGATTTTCTCTCGGATAAATCTTTCTCTTAATAGATCTCATTTTCTTCCTCAATCTTCGGAGAATGCGGCGTTGTATTATTGTAAGTTCTCTCTTCCGAACATTTCCTGAAAGTAGACGACAAGTTTTAAATCTTAATGCAGACATGGCATATCTCGTTGAATCAGTCTTTTTCACCACAAAGGGGCAATGGGAATCGAACCCAATTCTATTCTTATTCTTCCGTGAACCCCTCCACGAATAACAAAAAAACAATGATTTTACGTAGGGTGACTACAATTCTGATAGGAATTCCTTCAGTGTGTTCTATTCTGAAATAAGATTTGTATAATATAGAAAATGTGTGGAGCTCCCGTTGCCTTACCCTGGATAGAATATTTCGTATCCCTCTCTTTACAATCCAGAATATTCTTATAATATTTCTACGACGTAAAGAGAACCGGCTATTGGGATCTTAATTTTCCGGGGAGCTCCTATTTAGGTAATTGCTTCTTTATACGAGAATCCGGAGAGGGAGAGAAGGAGGAACTGATTAAGGGAAAGGGCTAAAATAAAAGCTGTGGACGGATCCTGCTTCTCACGCTTGATTGCTTTCAAGAGAGACCGGAATACTACTCTTTGCCCCTTGGACAGCTAGCGAACTTACTTCCGATAAGATAAATTAAATTGCCTATACTATATAAGATAAGAAAAGGTCTCTTGCTTAAGCTGCTTACTCCTTCTGCCTGTCTTCCTGACCCCGGCCCAGGCATAGTCTTAGCTCTTCACCCAACACATATGATATAGACGGATGTGTGAACGCTTGCCTCTTCCTACGAACCTATTGCCTGTGCTCCTTAGTCAGGATGTATAATTGCTTTCTCGATGAGAGGAGCGGAAGTAAGTGAAACGAACGGGCAAGGAGCGGAGGGATCCAAACTTTCTTGGAATAAATTCCAGTGAACAACGGTTATTTTAAGTAAATAAAAAATGGGATTTAGGAGAAGGGAGGGCCTTGTTAACACCATGGTTTTGTAGATGCGTTACCCACGTCGGGGATAGGTACGTTTGTCACTCGACTGAGCATACGAGGATACTCAATGTGAACATACCCTCTCCCTAACTAAGAATGGCGCATCTTTCTTTCCTGATACTTTTCTGGGATTTACTTCGCACCTTCTAAGGCTCTAGGCTTGCTTCTTTCAACGACCGGCCACTCTACTGAATTCCTTACAGCAAACGAGCGGAATACTTTACCCGAGTAGGAGGGAAATGCAACGAGCACTAGCGCGCTTCGGCCTTCGAGCCTACGCTTGCTTTACGCGAGCAATGAGGATGCGCCTTACTAAGGCTTTAGGCTTGAGCTCTTGGAGTTGCTTGTTTGCTTGTTGGGAGTCTGCTGTTTCCCATGCTTGTCTTTGTTAGCGATCGAACCATCTCGAAAGCACTAGGATCCGGATCTGTCTTATTGACCGGCTTTTCTTTTAGACTTTGAACTGGCAAGTGGCAAGGTACGGTTGGACGTGCCCGCGAAACCATATGATAATGTAGAGTAGGCTAGGCTTGGAGATGAACATCTTAAGTTTTTGATTCAAAATATGCAATTTCCTGCTCTTCTGTACTTCACTTCTGGTAAGTCTCATCGGTCTTCTGGCAATATAAGGCATATAATCGATTCTTTGACCGGCTTTGGTCGAGCAACCGTTACATTTCTTGAACGGCCACAGCCTACATAACTCGTCTCCCTCTTTTCAAGGAAGTGAGTCTCAGACGTATGTAGTTCTCGGTCCTTTTTATACAGTTCCTGACAGGTGCTTTTGTGGCTCTTCACTCCAGCCCTGAAGTATTCTGTGAGCCCAATCCGTTTAACGTGGGCCCTCCGTTATTAGAGTTAAGTAAGGAAAGAAAGCGGTGAAGACTATATCCTTCCACCCATCTCAGCCACTTCATACTGGGGGGGCGTAATTGATTAAATTGATAAAGTCCCTAAGATCCTCGAATAACCAACTATTGTTTCCCCGTAAAAAAAGATCATAATAGGTACTTTCGAGATACCCTGGGATTATAACAGATTCGTTTCCCATGATAGCGCGAATAAGATCTGGTATGCTCCACTCCTGCGGTAATTGGATATTTGACAGTTGAACCAACTCTGTGTATTTTTCACAGATTGAATTAAATAATCGGTCTAACTCAGGTGGAGCGCTTTCCGCGTTCGACCTAGTTGAGGAAAGAGTTGAAGAGAAAGAGCTAGTTGTGGAAGGGAACGAAAAAGGGTTATCATGGAGAAATTGTAAATCACTGGGCGTAGGATTCCCATAGAGCACAAGATCATTATCATTTAGATTCATAGATGGTACCGTAGAAAAATATTCCGTTCCCCCAAAAAAAGGGAGACTGACTCTTATTATGTTATGATATTTGCGTTGGTTTTTCCAACGAAACTAAGTTGTCTTTATCATTCAGAAGGCGCAGTCCCACACTCTGACTTCAATGATGGGAACAACCTCCGCACTCCGTCGCTCCAATGAACAACAGTTCTCCGCCTCACTCTATTTAGAATAGTGGTCGATACCTCGGGGGTTACATTCGTAACTTAATGTTATGTTCACGCGGTGATATTCTATCTTTCCAAGAGTACTTCCTAGTCTATGTCTGGGGAACATACTTGACAGGAGATAGACACAGGCGCGGTAGAGAGGTCCCCACTTCGATTCCCGCCCCGTTAGCATCTCTGATCCGAGATAAGGGATTACTCCGTTAGGTCTTTTCGGTCCGGAGCCGGCCGGTAATGGACCTTCTTACCTTGCTTGTGGACCAGCTGCAGAGCTAACCCTTGTTCTGTTCTATTGGGGTAGCTACCAAGACAATTTCTTTATGCCCATCAAAAGACCTCGAGATGCCGAAAAACGATACGAGAAATTCGAAAGAACTCATATACGGAACGAGGGCGACCCGTGAAAATACATCGGTTTCTTACTCGTGCAAAGGCACTTTTTCTTGGCAACTTGGACAACTTATAACGATGTTTGTCCCGCATCTCACTAGGAAGATCGGGATCTTTATAAAAGAAAAGGCTTTATAAAGCTTTCGTCTCAATTCATATTTAGCCGCGAGCAATCTACGTTTGTGATCTCGTATATTTTGCTTCTCCGACATCTTACTGAGTTTCCCCCTCATCTTTTTGCAAAAAGCCGCTCCACAGTAGTAAAGTCTCATCTTGTGTCTTGGCCGAAGTGACAATAGTCACATTGAACCCTCGAATATGTTCGAAGATCTCGAAATGATCTTCCAGTTCTGGGGAGAATTCGCAAAACTCCGTTTCCATCGAGAATTGAATGGAGTTTTCCCGTATTTCGACCGGAGAATCTAACAGAGACATTACTGTCAAGATTCTGACCAAAAAATTAGACATTCCATGCCCTCGGAGAGTGCTTTGTCGTGCTAGGTCACTAACATATCCTTTGTCTTTAAAAGACCCCAAGAATTGATTGGATCGAAACGACTTTCCTGTCAAACCCCTTTGTGTCTCTATGAATTTCTGACCGCACGAAATCTCCATAGCCAATTTTCCATTTTTGATTATGAAATCATAGGGTTTCTTTGGTACTACTCTTATTTCACACAATCCAGGAACTTCCATAACGTTGGCGTAATTAAGTTTGAGCAACAGATCTTGACGTAATACATCTTCGTAATGAAAATAGAGTGGAAACATTCTAATTGTCCGATTTCTTCCTCGATCTTCAAAAAAGACTGACTCCTCCTACTCCTCCTTCTCTTATCCTCTATATAGCTCGTCGTTGGTCCTTCGCAAGTGCGCTCCGCGAGCACTGTACATCTTTCTTAGATGAGAACACGCAGACGCAGCAGTGCCCCAACTAATAAGCCTAATAAGCAGAGTGAAACAATAAAAGCAAGCGTGCTCTTATTATACGTTAGACGACGCCACCCCCCACTTGACTTTAGTCCACCCGGCATAGCCGCATTTCAACCAACCAACCGGATGAGAACCCATGATTTGATCTGCTAGCTTGAACGCCTGGATCATGCCGAGAAGGTGAAAAAAAGACTGTCGGAACCGATCGGAGAAGTATTTCAGAGTCCATCCCCCCTTTTGCTCCCTGGGATCAGTCAGTCCAATTAGATGTTGCAATCGATGGTTCCCAACCCCATTTCCTTCCATGATATGATATGGGAAATTTTTGATTGACAGTAGTATCCGTTTAGTCATTCGCAGAAGCAGCTCTTTCAAAAGCACAAAAATAAAAATCTGATGACTTTCATTCGCTGAAAAACGCACCGCACTGAGAATAAGAAGAATCCGATGGATCATACATAGCACAGGCATCATCCTCAGAAGCGGAGCCTAGGGCTGCGCTTTCCCTCTCAATCTGAACCGGCTGAAGTCAACTTCGTCGACCCTTACCTTACCTTAAGTCGAGGCCGAAACAAGAGTTCCAGTTTTCCCGTATCCGGTGTAGTCGAATCTGAGGTCGAAACATAAGCAACTGATCCTGACCTATCCTATGAGACCACGTTCGCGCGGGTTTTCCATTATATTATATAAATAGGTTCCTAAACTTGGAATGGATGGGTGGCCCTTGGCCCTGGAAGCGCGCAGAGAGAACACGGCTCGAAGGAAGAGCTCGAAGAGCAGAGCAAGCCAAGAAGCAAACAAAGGGCTATAGATTTTCCTGCTTAGACAGAGGCCTTGTCCACGGAATATTCAAATTAGCATGAAAGTCCTACTTTAGATGATACGCCTCGCTGAGCTCTCTCTTGGGCTGTGAAAGCAGTGCGAAAGAAGTTGGGCTACCTTCTACCTTGCCTTGAGAGCTTCCCCGGTTACTGAGTCTGTGATTTCATTGTAAGTATTTGCTTCCATCTCGAAATGCTCTTTCATGATTGTATGTACACAAGTT is part of the Citrus sinensis mitochondrion, complete genome genome and encodes:
- the rps4 gene encoding ribosomal protein S4 — encoded protein: MSALRFKTCRLLSGNVRKRELTIIQRRILRRLRKKMRSIKRKIYPRENLNSYIQSQTTRKLPLFHGDLPITEMHRGTEQTSYIPFLLNPETRLDVILVRLHFCETIPQARQPISHRRVCVNNGVVSITHLRLSHGDIISFQENDPRIRGEEIRRSFYIEISVEKIIGKFLDHPVRMWRRTKTEWFHLLKTKRGCRLLLKSRFLQQLRSSMQEEDFERTKKFGSEKVCLGSSFAEHNRMKRNLYHFKSLFLSKRRNEKNRNFPTRTRSPIVYNSSLYSNSTYCSASPHQFTMKRRIKRIELPTHYSEVNHRTPKAVVSYGPNIGHIPHDIRLKDPNLPLRSGNGRGQNI
- the rpl5 gene encoding ribosomal protein L5, producing MFPLYFHYEDVLRQDLLLKLNYANVMEVPGLCEIRVVPKKPYDFIIKNGKLAMEISCGQKFIETQRGLTGKSFRSNQFLGSFKDKGYVSDLARQSTLRGHGMSNFLVRILTVMSLLDSPVEIRENSIQFSMETEFCEFSPELEDHFEIFEHIRGFNVTIVTSAKTQDETLLLWSGFLQKDEGETQ